One segment of Mobula birostris isolate sMobBir1 chromosome 27, sMobBir1.hap1, whole genome shotgun sequence DNA contains the following:
- the b3gnt7l gene encoding UDP-GlcNAc:betaGal beta-1,3-N-acetylglucosaminyltransferase 7, like, which yields MEYMFRKRKLLKTLLSLSLFFATVAFIQKLKLGDGVGLGLREAADARLIPAWHGTESGPARTNGSTNGGGEVEAGAAVSGSPAAVAAPRTWTVTVTNCSQNESVRGLSWFSALDAKFQAYVLYRHCRYFPMLLNHPEKCAEPTDLLIVVKSVIEQHDRRAAVRETWGRERSIGGRNIRTLFLLGTPSDGKDQHNLQKLLEYEDRLYGDILQWDFMDTFFNLTLKEVNFLKWFDIYCRRTRFVFKGDDDVFVHTENLMEFLDSQTDGPQHDTLFVGDIIFRALPIRNHQSKYFIPKQLHDKPYPPYAGGGGFLMAGPLARRLVAASESIELYPIDDVYLGMCLQKVGVEPQLHYAFRTFGVVKRRVSPMNSDPCFYKNLVVIHKLSPKGLLTMWNTVHNRTLICAKKYFINLNV from the coding sequence ATGGAATATATGTTCCGCAAGAGGAAGCTGCTCAAGACGCTGCTCAGCCTGTCGCTGTTCTTCGCCACCGTAGCCTTCATCCAGAAGCTGAAGTTGGGTGACGGGGTGGGCCTGGGGCTGCGGGAGGCGGCGGACGCCAGGTTGATCCCGGCCTGGCACGGTACCGAGAGCGGCCCGGCACGGACTAATGGCAGCACTAACGGAGGCGGGGAGGTGGAGGCGGGGGCGGCTGTGTCCGGCAGCCCAGCCGCTGTCGCCGCTCCCCGGACCTGGACCGTGACGGTGACCAACTGCAGCCAGAATGAGTCGGTGCGTGGCCTGAGCTGGTTCTCGGCGCTGGACGCCAAGTTCCAGGCGTACGTGCTGTACCGCCACTGCCGTTACTTCCCCATGCTGCTCAACCATCCCGAGAAGTGCGCAGAGCCCACCGACCTCCTCATCGTTGTCAAGTCGGTGATCGAGCAGCACGACCGGCGGGCTGCCGTCAGGGAAACGTGGGGCCGGGAACGCAGCATCGGAGGTCGCAACATCAGGACTCTTTTCCTGCTAGGCACACCGAGCGACGGCAAGGATCAGCACAACCTGCAGAAGCTTCTGGAATACGAGGACCGTTTGTACGGCGACATCCTGCAGTGGGACTTCATGGACACTTTCTTCAATTTGACCCTCAAGGAGGTCAATTTCCTCAAGTGGTTCGACATCTACTGCCGCCGCACCCGCTTCGTCTTCAAGGGTGACGACGACGTCTTCGTCCACACCGAGAACCTGATGGAGTTCCTGGACTCGCAAACCGACGGCCCCCAGCACGACACCCTCTTCGTGGGCGACATCATTTTCAGGGCACTGCCCATCAGGAACCATCAGAGCAAGTACTTCATTCCCAAGCAATTGCACGACAAACCCTATCCGCCGTACGCGGGCGGCGGCGGTTTCCTCATGGCTGGTCCACTTGCCAGGCGCCTGGTGGCCGCCTCGGAGAGCATCGAGCTCTACCCCATCGACGACGTGTACCTGGGCATGTGCCTGCAGAAGGTAGGCGTCGAGCCACAACTGCATTACGCCTTCAGGACGTTTGGGGTCGTCAAGCGCCGGGTGAGCCCCATGAATAGTGATCCCTGCTTCTACAAGAATTTGGTGGTTATCCATAAACTCAGCCCCAAGGGCTTGCTGACGATGTGGAACACTGTCCACAACCGAACCCTCATCTGTGCCAAGAAATATTTTATAAACCTAAATGTGTAA